The stretch of DNA GCGCGCTGCGGCGTCTGTTCAAGCGCAAGGGCGCGGTGGCGGGCCTTGTCGTTATCGCAGCCTTCATCCTGCTCGCGGTGTTTGCACCGCTGATCTCGCCCTATGAACCGATCGCGACCAGCTGGTCGCTGGTGCGCAAACCGCCTTCCGCGCTGCACTGGTTCGGGACCGACGAACTCGGCCGCGACATTCTTGCCCGCGTGATCTACGGCGCGCGGGCTTCACTGCTGGCCGGCGCGATCTCGGTCGGGATCGCGCTTTCGATCGGCGTGCCGCTCGGCCTGTTGTCGGGCTACCGCGGCGGCTTCATCGACGCCCTGATCAGCCGCATGACCGACGCGATGCTGGCCTGCCCGTTCCTGATCCTCGCGATTGCGCTGGCCGCATTCCTGGGCCCCAGCCTCGGCAATGCCATGATCGCGATCGGCATATCGGCGACGCCGATCTTCGTGCGGCTGACCCGCGGCCAGGTCATGAGCGTCAAGGTAGAGGACTATGTCGAGGCGGCGCGCGCGATGGGAAACCCGCGCTGGCGCATCGCGCTGTTTCACATCCTGCCCAACATCATGCCGGCGCTATTGGTGCAGGCGACACTGTCGATCGCCGCTGCGATCATCGCGGAAGCCGCGCTGTCCTTCCTCGGCCTTGGCCAGCAGCCCCCGGCGCCATCCTGGGGCAGCATGCTCAACGCCGCGCAGCGCTTCCTGACCAACGCCCCGTGGATGGCGGTCTGGCCGGGGCTCGCGATCTTTCTCGTGGTGCTGTCGTTCAACCTGGTCGGCGACGGCCTGCGCGACGCGCTGGATCCGAGGGAAAGGTAAGCGCTTTCTTTAACCTCGCCCCGCTTGCGCGGAGGGGTCGGATTGCGAAGCAATCCGGGTGAGGGGGTACAGGTCCATCGGCTGACCGCAGCATTCGCGGATAGAGCCCCTCACCCCAGCCCTCCAAGCGCGAGCTTCGCTCGTTTCGACCCCGCAAGAGCGGGGCGAGGGAGCGCGCCACCGAATTCTAAATCACCACCTCCCGCATCACCCTCCGGCAATCCATCTCATACTCAAGATCGATCACCGGCGGTCGCGCAAAATGCCAGGTCAACCCCGAACGCGCCGCGCCACGGCGAACCAGCGCGTCGGCGAAGACGTGGTGGAAATCGTGGATGGTGTAGGTCTGCACAGCGGTAGCATCGTTCCAGCCAAACCCGAATTCGCCCATGCGCCGCTCCATCACGCTGGCGACGTAACGGACCTTCTCCGCAATGCCCTCGGGGCTGATATCGCGATAACGCACCGTACGCTCCGCATAGCTCGCGTTGCCTTCCTGCGACTCGCCACTGCCCGCAATGACGAAACTCGGCGTCGTGCTCTGGCTCGGCCGCGTGAATGAAAACGCATAGAACGAAGGCTCGCCCGGCGGATCGATCTCCGGACAGACATTGCTGCGCGCGACCGGATTGGTTTTGCCGTCATAGACGCCCCATTCCGCCAGTGTCTTGACGTAGTGCAGGTTGAAATTGCGGAATCCCTCATCGGTAAACGCCGTCGGCGATCGCAGTTCGCAGGCGCAGAACGATGTCAGCGGCCTGCCCGCCGCCTGAATGTATTTTGCGATTTGCGCAAAGCCTTCGGCCAGCGGCACCCATTTGTCGAAGCGCACCCGCTCGATCTCGTAGCCGGGATTGGCGGCCACCCCGCCGGAATACTGAAATACGGCCGGGATGAAGCGGTAGTTGCCGGCTGCAAAGTCGCTGGTCATGTTGGCTCCCCTGTTTTCTTTCTTCCTAGCATGCAGAAGAAGGCGGCGTCGCCGGTCGCATGACTGCCGGCACAAAAAAGCGGCGGCAGCGAATTCCGCTGCCGCCGCTCGATTGTTATCGGCTTAAGAGCTCAGGTCGGCTTGAGCGCCGTCCTCGCGAGATCGAAATCGGCGATCTCCTTGGTCCGCTGCGAGTCGGCCTTGGCCTGGTGGTCGGTGGCCAGCCAGACATAGACCGCGGGCAGTACGAACAGCGTGAACAGCGTGCCGATCGACATGCCGGAAACGACCACGAGGCCGATCGAGAAGCGGCTCGCCGCACCTGCGCCGGTCGCCGTCAGCAGCGGAATCAGGCCGGTGACCATCGCTGCCGTCGTCATCAGGATCGGACGCAGCCGGATGCGGGCCGCCATCTCGATCGCCGAACGCTTGTCGAGGCCTTCCTTGAGCTGCAATTCGTTGGCGAACTCGACCATCAGAATGCCGTGCTTGGTGATGAGGCCGACCAGCGTCAGCAACCCGACCTGGGTATAGATGTTGATGGTGGCCACGCCGAAGAACAGCGGAATCAGCGCGCCGACGATCGCCATGGGAACGCTGATCATGATGACCAGCGGATCCCGCAGGCTTTCAAACTGCGCCGCCAGCACCAGGAAGATGATAATCAGCGCAAAGCCGAAGGTGATCGCAAGCTGGTTCCCTTCCTGCACATACTGGCGGGAGTCGGCCAGATAGTCGTGGCCAAAGCCGGATGGCATCTTCTTCGCTTCGCCCTCCAGGAAGTCCACCGCCTGCCCGACCGTCACGCCCGGCATTGGCACCGCCGAGAAGGTCGCGGAGTTGAGCTGGTTGTAGTGCGTCAGCGAGTTCGGATCGGTGCCGGTCTCGATCGACACGATGGTCGACAGCGGCACAAGCTGCCCGGTGTTGGTCGGGACGTAGTAACCGCCGAGCGATTCCGGCGACAGGCGCTTGTCCCGCGGCACCTGCGGAATCACCTGATAGGAGCGGCCCTCGAGGTTGAAGCGGTTGACGTAGTTGCCGCCCAGCAGCGTCTGCAGCGTGGCGCCGACCTGCGCCATGTTGATGCCGAGGTCGCTCGCCTTGGAACGGTCGACGGAGACGCGCACCACCGGCTGATTGAAGTCGAGATCAGAGTCGGACACGATGAACAGGCCGCTCTTGCGCGCGGCATCCTTCAGCTTGGCCATCTGCTCGTAGACGGTCTGGAAGCCGGAGGTCGAATTGATCACCATCTGCACCGGCAAACCACCCGGCCCGCCCGGGAGCGGCGGCAGGTTGAACGCGAACGCCTGGACGCCTTCGATCTTGCTGATCTCAGCCTGCACCAGCGGCTTCAGCTTGATGGAAGAACGCTGACGCTCGTCCCACGGCTTGAGCAGCATGCCGGCAATACCGCCCTGCGGCCCGTTGATGCCGTTCAGGACGAAGCGCAGGTCGGTCTCGGGGAATTTGGCGAACGCCTTGTCGAGCTTGTCGCCGTAGAAGTCGACATAGTCGATGTTGGCGTATTTCGGCGCCTTGGTCACCGAGAACACGATGCCCTGATCCTCTTCGGGGGCGAGTTCCTTGGATGTGTTCATGTAGAGGAACCCGACCAGGCCAAGGATCGTCAGCGCGAACACGCCGGTGATCGGACGATAGTCGAGCGAGCGGTCGAGCTGCCGCCCATACCAGCGCGTCATCGCGCCGAACACCCGGTTGACCAGCCGGGCGAACCGTCCCTCGTCCGCGCTCTTGAGCAGCACCGAGCACATCATCGGCGACAGCGTCAGCGCAATCACACCCGACACGATCACCGAGCCGGCGAGCGTGAAGGCGAATTCGCGGAACAGCGAACCGGTCAGGCCGCCGAGGAAGCCGATCGGCGCATACACCGCCGCCAGCGTAATCGTCATCGAGATCACAGGGCCGACGATTTCGCGCGCGCCCTGCAGCGACGCCTGGACCGGGGTTTTTCCTTCCTCCAGATGGCGATGGATGTTTTCCACCACCACGATGGCGTCGTCGACCACGAGCCCGATCGCCAGCACCATCGCCAGCAGGGTCAGCAGGTTGAAGCTGAAGCCCATGGCCAGCATCAGGCTGCAGACGCCGATCAGCGACAGCGGGATAGTGACCACGGGAATGATGACGGAGCGGAACGAGGCGAGGAACAGGAAGATCACGACCACGACGATCAACACCGCCTCGATCAGCGTGTTCTTCACCTCGTCGATCGACGACTGAATGAACTTGGTGGAATCGTAGGCCACCTTCATCTTCATCGAAGGCGGCAGGTTGCGTTCGAGTTCCGGAAACAGCGCGCGCACGCCCTTGACCAACGTCAGCGGGTTGCCTTGCGGCGTTGCCTGCACGCCGATGAAGATCGCGCGCTCGCCGCTGAATGCGACGCTCGCGTCCGAGCTTTGGGCGGCAAGTTCGACGGTTGCAATATCCTCGATCCGCACGAAGCCGCCGTCCTTGGACTTGACGATCATCTTCTTGAACTGATCGAGGTTCCGCAGGTCGGTGTTGGTCTGAATGTTCGATACGATGAAGTAGCCCTTGGCCTGGCCGGCCGCGGCCTGGAAGTTGTTGGCGGCAATCGCCGCCGAGACGTCGTTCGGCGATACGCCGCGCCCCGCCATCCGCACCGGATCGAGCCACAGCCGCATCGCAAAGGTCTGGCCTCCGAGAATGTCGGCCGACGCCACGCCGTCGACCGTCGAGAGCACCGGCTGCACCACGCGCGTCAGATAATCCGAGATCGCCGAGCCCGAGAGCTCATCGCTGGAGAAGCCGAGATACATCACGGCCGTGGTCTGGCCGGTGGTCTTGGTCACGATCGGATCGTTCGATTCCTTCGGGATCAGGTATTTGACCGAATTCACCTTGGCGAGAACTTCGGTCAGCGCCTGGTTCGGATCGAAATTGAGCTTGACGTAGACCTGGATCGTGCTGGTGCCCTGCACCGATGACGAGGTGATGTAGTCGACACCCTCGGCGGAGGCGACCGCCTGCTCGATCGGCGTGGTGATGAAGCCCTGAATCAGGTTAGCCGATGCGCCCGGATAGACGGTGGTGACGTTGATCACCGTGTTCGACAGTTTCGGATATTGCCGGATCGGCAATACGCTGGCGGCCCTCAGACCGATCAGGAGGATCAGCAGGCTGACGACGACCGACAGGACCGGACGTTTGATGAAGATATCGGTTAAGGCCATCGCAGATTATCCCGCTGAGTTCAGCATTTCGGGCACGGTCTCATCTCCAAGACCGCCGCCCACCTTTTCGCAAGCGGCGCTCTGGCCGCGATCATGTATCAGTAGCGCGGCGGCTTCGCCGGTATCGGCGGCACCGGATCGTTCGATACCGTCACTGCCGATCCCGATTGCAGCTTGAGCTGGCCGACGGCCACGACACGGTCGCCGTCCTTCAACCCCTTCAGGATTTCAGCACGTCCCTCGACACGGTTGCCGGTCTGCACGAAGGTACGCGTCACCGTGAGACTGGTCTTGCCGTCCTCTTCCTTCTTCTCGCTGAGGAGGTAGACCGAGTCGCCATAAAGTGTGTAGTCGACCGCGGTTTCGGGCACGGTGATGACCGGCGGCTTGTTGGGCAGCACCACGGTGGTGGTGACGAACATGCCGGGCTTGAGGATCCGATCCGGATTCTGGATCGTCGCCTGCACGCGGATGTTGCGCGTTTCGGTCGCGATCTGCGGCTCGATGGTAGTGATCTTGCCCTCGAAGGTGCGGCCCGGATAGGCGTCGACCGCGATACGAACGATCTGACCGACCTTGAGCTGGCCGGAATCCTTTTCCGTCACGGTGAAGTTCGCATACAGCACCGACAGGTCGGTCAGCGAGACGATCTGCGTGCCTGCCGTGAGATATTGTCCAACCTCGACCTTGCGAACGCCAAGCTCGCCATCGAACGGCGCCCGCACCAGCTTCTGCGAGATGATGGCTTCCGTCTTGGCAATGCCGGCGCTGGCCTGATCGAACGCAGCCTGCGCCGTGTCCACCGTCGCCTGCGGGCCGACCTGCCGCTCAGCCAGTTGCTTGGCGCGATCCAGCGAGATCTGCGCCACGCGCTGCTGGGCCTTGAAGTTGGCAAGGTCGCCCTGCTCCGGACCGTCGAACAGCTGAACCAGCGGCGTGCCCGCCTTCACGCTGGCGCCCGCCGTGAACTGGATGTCGGTGATGCGGCCGTTGACGTCGGAGGTCACGTTGACCTGGTGCACGGCGGCGAGATCGCCGACCGCAGTCAGGAGGTTCGGAATGGTCTCGGACTTCGCCGTGGCGACGTTGACGCTCACCGCCGGCGGCTTGTTGTTCGCGAAGAACTGCGCGATCATCTTGCCGCGGAAATAGTTGAACCAGACGAGACCGCCGACCAGCACGGTCAGCAGCGTTCCCACGACGATGAACCAGCGCACCATCCGGACCGGCCGCTTGTGCGACTTGTCGGTTATCGGCTTGCCCGATAGTTTGGATTCAGTCACGATATTCATGTCATGCACTTTCTGCAGTTACCGATTGTCCCGAATTCGGTGACAGCTCGCCGTCCAGATGAGAAGCAATTGCGGCTTCGGTAAGTCCGATGCCGCGCAGGATGAATTGACAAAGCTGCCGCTCCAGATCGGCGGCGTCGCCGTAGGAAAGACAGGGCACGGCGGGAAGCCGCGAGAGCGCCGCCATCAGCACGGTGTGATGCGCGAACCAGAACAGGTTGAGCGGATCGCTGCCGATCCGCGCGGCGTCACCGGCCGCGACAGCGCTTTCGATCGATGCGCTGAACACCGGGCCGATCAGGCCGCCGATCTTGTCGTAGAGCAGACGCGCGAACTCGCCATCGTCGAGATGGCTCGTCGTCATCAGCCGCAGCCGCTGCGCTTCCTCCTGATCCGACCCGTCGGATACTTCCATGAAATGGCCAACCATGCCCTTGACCAGTTCAACCAGTGTGGCAGTTGAAGGCTCCTGGCCGAGCAGGTGCGCAAAGTCCGGGTCGGCCTCGCACTCCTCGGCGAGGATTTCGGCATAAAGCGCGGCCTTGGAGGGGAAGTGCTTGAACAACAGCCCTTCCGAAATGGCCGCGGCTGCCGCCACGCTCTTCGTCGTGGTGCCAGCAAAGCCGTTACGGGCAAAGCATC from Bradyrhizobium sp. AZCC 1693 encodes:
- a CDS encoding ABC transporter permease, encoding MTDAALGTIKLTASDELESPARRALRRLFKRKGAVAGLVVIAAFILLAVFAPLISPYEPIATSWSLVRKPPSALHWFGTDELGRDILARVIYGARASLLAGAISVGIALSIGVPLGLLSGYRGGFIDALISRMTDAMLACPFLILAIALAAFLGPSLGNAMIAIGISATPIFVRLTRGQVMSVKVEDYVEAARAMGNPRWRIALFHILPNIMPALLVQATLSIAAAIIAEAALSFLGLGQQPPAPSWGSMLNAAQRFLTNAPWMAVWPGLAIFLVVLSFNLVGDGLRDALDPRER
- a CDS encoding efflux RND transporter periplasmic adaptor subunit, whose product is MNIVTESKLSGKPITDKSHKRPVRMVRWFIVVGTLLTVLVGGLVWFNYFRGKMIAQFFANNKPPAVSVNVATAKSETIPNLLTAVGDLAAVHQVNVTSDVNGRITDIQFTAGASVKAGTPLVQLFDGPEQGDLANFKAQQRVAQISLDRAKQLAERQVGPQATVDTAQAAFDQASAGIAKTEAIISQKLVRAPFDGELGVRKVEVGQYLTAGTQIVSLTDLSVLYANFTVTEKDSGQLKVGQIVRIAVDAYPGRTFEGKITTIEPQIATETRNIRVQATIQNPDRILKPGMFVTTTVVLPNKPPVITVPETAVDYTLYGDSVYLLSEKKEEDGKTSLTVTRTFVQTGNRVEGRAEILKGLKDGDRVVAVGQLKLQSGSAVTVSNDPVPPIPAKPPRY
- the cnbZ gene encoding 2-amino-5-chloromuconate deaminase CnbZ; this encodes MTSDFAAGNYRFIPAVFQYSGGVAANPGYEIERVRFDKWVPLAEGFAQIAKYIQAAGRPLTSFCACELRSPTAFTDEGFRNFNLHYVKTLAEWGVYDGKTNPVARSNVCPEIDPPGEPSFYAFSFTRPSQSTTPSFVIAGSGESQEGNASYAERTVRYRDISPEGIAEKVRYVASVMERRMGEFGFGWNDATAVQTYTIHDFHHVFADALVRRGAARSGLTWHFARPPVIDLEYEMDCRRVMREVVI
- a CDS encoding TetR/AcrR family transcriptional regulator; the encoded protein is MSTLRMTSDLRRQLILSAAKRCFARNGFAGTTTKSVAAAAAISEGLLFKHFPSKAALYAEILAEECEADPDFAHLLGQEPSTATLVELVKGMVGHFMEVSDGSDQEEAQRLRLMTTSHLDDGEFARLLYDKIGGLIGPVFSASIESAVAAGDAARIGSDPLNLFWFAHHTVLMAALSRLPAVPCLSYGDAADLERQLCQFILRGIGLTEAAIASHLDGELSPNSGQSVTAESA
- a CDS encoding MexW/MexI family multidrug efflux RND transporter permease subunit; translation: MALTDIFIKRPVLSVVVSLLILLIGLRAASVLPIRQYPKLSNTVINVTTVYPGASANLIQGFITTPIEQAVASAEGVDYITSSSVQGTSTIQVYVKLNFDPNQALTEVLAKVNSVKYLIPKESNDPIVTKTTGQTTAVMYLGFSSDELSGSAISDYLTRVVQPVLSTVDGVASADILGGQTFAMRLWLDPVRMAGRGVSPNDVSAAIAANNFQAAAGQAKGYFIVSNIQTNTDLRNLDQFKKMIVKSKDGGFVRIEDIATVELAAQSSDASVAFSGERAIFIGVQATPQGNPLTLVKGVRALFPELERNLPPSMKMKVAYDSTKFIQSSIDEVKNTLIEAVLIVVVVIFLFLASFRSVIIPVVTIPLSLIGVCSLMLAMGFSFNLLTLLAMVLAIGLVVDDAIVVVENIHRHLEEGKTPVQASLQGAREIVGPVISMTITLAAVYAPIGFLGGLTGSLFREFAFTLAGSVIVSGVIALTLSPMMCSVLLKSADEGRFARLVNRVFGAMTRWYGRQLDRSLDYRPITGVFALTILGLVGFLYMNTSKELAPEEDQGIVFSVTKAPKYANIDYVDFYGDKLDKAFAKFPETDLRFVLNGINGPQGGIAGMLLKPWDERQRSSIKLKPLVQAEISKIEGVQAFAFNLPPLPGGPGGLPVQMVINSTSGFQTVYEQMAKLKDAARKSGLFIVSDSDLDFNQPVVRVSVDRSKASDLGINMAQVGATLQTLLGGNYVNRFNLEGRSYQVIPQVPRDKRLSPESLGGYYVPTNTGQLVPLSTIVSIETGTDPNSLTHYNQLNSATFSAVPMPGVTVGQAVDFLEGEAKKMPSGFGHDYLADSRQYVQEGNQLAITFGFALIIIFLVLAAQFESLRDPLVIMISVPMAIVGALIPLFFGVATINIYTQVGLLTLVGLITKHGILMVEFANELQLKEGLDKRSAIEMAARIRLRPILMTTAAMVTGLIPLLTATGAGAASRFSIGLVVVSGMSIGTLFTLFVLPAVYVWLATDHQAKADSQRTKEIADFDLARTALKPT